The Apium graveolens cultivar Ventura chromosome 6, ASM990537v1, whole genome shotgun sequence genome contains a region encoding:
- the LOC141668884 gene encoding BAG family molecular chaperone regulator 1-like → MMTMRPKSAGMFFAGKATKAADLTEALEVRPGGMLVQKRNSDSDHPSVPLPNIKVKVKYGSSYLEFNITSRASFGDLKKMVAGPTKVHHEDQKLIYKNKERDSRAYLDVSGVKNGSKIVLIEDLVRKEKRLIELRKHAKIDKASEEIAEITSQVDKFAKQVANLDSQIFGGKRVVEKVLLNLIEQLMSLLIRLDGIVADGDIRSRRRLQVKRVQRYIETLDMLKIRNSMINNAEQIILAEEKHPKIVFNGQRSKIPIQDHQQQQKIRVSPKSTLEGVMMQKPVMVTTNWETFDSGLSKDPQSISSGTAVGHNQHTGTSKQSWEYLL, encoded by the exons ATGATGACAATGAGGCCAAAGTCCGCCGGAATGTTTTTCGCCGGAAAGGCGACTAAGGCTGCTGACCTGACAGAGGCTTTGGAAGTAAGGCCAGGGGGAATGTTGGTACAGAAAAGAAACTCTGATTCTGATCATCCTTCAGTTCCACTTCCTAACATTAAAGTCAAAGTTAAATACGGATCATCATATCTTGAATTCAATATTACTTCTCGAGCAAGCTTTG GGGATTTGAAGAAAATGGTGGCTGGACCGACTAAGGTGCACCATGAGGACCAGAAGTTGATCTATAAAAATAAAGAGAGAGATTCGAGAGCATATCTTGATGTTTCTGGTGTCAAGAATGGATCAAAGATTGTGTTAATTGAGGATCTAGTTAGAAAAGAAAAAAGGTTAATTGAATTGAGAAAACATGCAAAGATTGACAAGGCATCAGAGGAGATAGCCGAGATTACTTCACAAGTAGACAAATTTGCCAAGCAG GTTGCCAATCTGGACTCACAAATTTTTGGTGGCAAGAGGGTTGTGGAGAAAGTATTGCTGAATTTGATTGAGCAGTTGATGTCGCTGTTGATTAGGCTGGATGGAATCGTTGCTGATGGCGATATAAGATCGCGCAGGAGATTACAG GTGAAGAGAGTGCAGAGATATATAGAAACACTTGACATGCTGAAGATTCGGAACTCTATGATTAACAACGCTGAGCAAATAATTCTAGCGGAGGAGAAGCATCCAAAGATTGTCTTCAACGGGCAAAGGTCAAAAATTCCAATACAAGATCATCAACAACAGCAGAAGATTCGTGTTAGTCCGAAGTCGACTTTGGAAGGGGTCATGATGCAGAAACCAGTTATGGTAACAACAAACTGGGAAACATTTGATTCAGGCTTGTCAAAAGATCCACAGAGCATTAGCTCTGGAACAGCAGTAGGACATAATCAACATACTGGAACTTCTAAGCAAAGCTGGGAGTATCTACTATGA
- the LOC141665415 gene encoding uncharacterized protein LOC141665415: MWSYNTTPRSTKGETPFMLPYGYEAMVTVEVGSWSLYRDRYAEEDAEVNQRLHLDLLEETKESSQLRLATYQQRAARYYNKKVKGQLLKVGDLVLRKVMPNTKNPQYGVFGANWEGPYKIRAIL; the protein is encoded by the coding sequence ATGTGGTCTTACAACACTACTCCAAGGTCTACTAAGGGAGAAACTCCATTTATGTTGCCTTACGGATACGAAGCTATGGTCACTGTGGAGGTTGGTTCATGGTCGCTTTATAGAGATCGTTACGCGGAGGAAGATGCAgaggttaatcaaaggcttcatttgGATCTTTTGGAAGAAACAAAGGAAAGTTCCCAGCTGAGGCTTGCGACATATCAACAGCGTGCTGCAAGGTATTACaacaagaaggtaaagggacaGCTGCTGAAGGTAGGGGATTTGGTACTTAGGAAGGTGATGCCAAACACAAAGAATCCCCAGTATGGAGtatttggagctaattgggaaggaccatacaagatcaGAGCAATCTTGTAG